In a genomic window of Nothobranchius furzeri strain GRZ-AD chromosome 14, NfurGRZ-RIMD1, whole genome shotgun sequence:
- the LOC107388517 gene encoding olfactory receptor 4D6-like — protein MNVTYITLDGHVEVEKYRFLYFVIMLIAYILILFSNFTIVYLIVVHKKLHEPMYVFIAALLINSVLFSTVVYPKLLIDFLSDKQIISYQACVFQVCVYYSISGSEFLLLAAMAYDRYVSICKPLHYPTIMRKATVIILLVLSWLLPVCHLAVPVIGNAQTQLCSFTLKGIFCNNSINHLLCVTSRTLLIFGLVNMFNISLLPLLFILFTYTMIFITTYKSCGKVRKKVANTCLPHLLVLINYSCLLTFEITIVRLDSDIAKTARFVMAIQMITCNPLCNPIIYGIKMKEIYKHLKRLLCQAKVP, from the coding sequence ATGAATGTAACATACATTACTCTTGATGGTCATGTGGAGGTGGAAAAATACCGGTTCCTTTATTTTGTCATCATGCTTATAGCATATATTTTAATTTTGTTCAGCAATTTTACCATTGTTTATCTCATTGTGGTTCACAAAAAACTTCATGAGCCGATGTATGTATTTATTGCTGCTCTGTTGATCAACTCTGTTCTTTTCAGCACGGTGGTCTATCCAAAACTCCTGATTGACTTTCTATCTGATAAACAGATCATATCTTATCAAGCCTGTGTCTTTCAGGTTTGTGTTTATTATTCTATAAGTGGTTCAGAGTTCTTACTGTTGGCAGCCATGGCCTATGACAGATATGTGTCCATATGTAAACCTCTGCATTATCCAACAATCATGAGAAAAGCCACTGTGATCATTTTGCTGGTTTTATCCTGGCTTTTACCTGTTTGTCACTTGGCTGTACCAGTCATAGGAAATGCTCAAACCCAGCTGTGTAGCTTTACTTTGAAAGGTATATTCTGCAACAATTCAATTAACCACCTTTTATGTGTGACTTCCAGAACACTGTTAATATTTGGTTTAGTTAATATGTTCAATATTAGCTTGCTTCCATTGCTTTTTATACTCTTTACATACACAATGATATTCATAACAACTTATAAAAGTTGTGGAAAAGTCAGGAAGAAGGTTGCTAACACCTGTTTACCTCACCTGCTGGTCTTAATAAACTATTCTTGCTTGCTTACCTTTGAAATAACTATAGTTAGACTGGATTCTGATATTGCAAAGACAGCACGTTTTGTTATGGCAATACAAATGATTACTTGCAATCCTCTTTGCAATCCAATCATATATGGAATAAAAATGAAAGAGATCTATAAACACCTCAAAAGACTGCTCTGTCAAGCCAAGGTGCCGTAA